One Thermofilum pendens Hrk 5 DNA segment encodes these proteins:
- a CDS encoding CopG family ribbon-helix-helix protein, whose amino-acid sequence MRRISLTVPDEVYKALEELAERTRISNRSRLVSDAIMAYASQSLEDGARYAGAIIVLYDHSRGETVYGVTDAQHDYPEISASLHMHLSEDLCLEVLGVRGEGGRLKNLISALRGVSGVITVQYSLVRLDQAVR is encoded by the coding sequence ATGAGGCGTATTAGCCTCACGGTGCCCGACGAGGTCTACAAAGCCCTCGAGGAGCTCGCGGAGAGGACGAGGATAAGTAACCGCTCCAGGCTGGTCTCGGACGCCATAATGGCGTACGCCTCGCAGAGCCTGGAGGACGGCGCGCGCTATGCCGGGGCGATAATAGTCCTCTACGACCACTCCCGGGGCGAGACAGTCTACGGGGTCACAGACGCCCAGCACGACTACCCCGAGATCTCCGCGTCGCTCCACATGCACCTCAGCGAGGACCTCTGCCTGGAGGTTCTAGGGGTGCGGGGGGAGGGTGGGAGGCTGAAGAACCTGATCTCCGCCCTTCGCGGGGTTAGCGGGGTGATAACAGTCCAGTACTCGCTCGTACGCCTAGACCAGGCAGTGCGCTAG
- a CDS encoding YbaK/EbsC family protein, whose amino-acid sequence MLGAKDLESFLSSAGLRFEIVEVSRAATSLEASESLGVGLDRIAKTVVFKSDGGETVLVVVRADLKVDQSRLARLLGYRRLRLARREEVVEETGYEPGGVPPVGHRKRLKVYVDSRLLDAGEVYAGGGDERHLVRLDLRELVEKGFAAAVEVPVKQA is encoded by the coding sequence GTGCTCGGCGCGAAGGACCTGGAGTCGTTTCTCTCGTCTGCCGGCCTCCGCTTCGAGATAGTCGAGGTGTCCCGCGCCGCCACGTCGCTTGAAGCCTCCGAGAGCCTCGGGGTAGGCTTGGACAGGATAGCCAAGACCGTAGTCTTCAAGTCCGATGGAGGCGAAACGGTGCTCGTAGTCGTGAGGGCAGACTTGAAGGTAGACCAGTCGAGGCTCGCCAGGCTCCTCGGGTACAGGAGGCTCCGCCTAGCCCGTAGGGAGGAGGTAGTAGAGGAGACTGGGTACGAGCCCGGCGGGGTTCCACCGGTCGGGCACAGGAAGCGCCTCAAGGTCTACGTCGACTCGAGGCTACTCGATGCCGGGGAGGTCTACGCGGGGGGAGGCGACGAAAGGCACCTGGTGAGGCTGGACCTCCGGGAGCTCGTCGAGAAGGGCTTCGCGGCGGCGGTCGAGGTCCCCGTAAAGCAGGCTTAA